In Lepeophtheirus salmonis chromosome Z, UVic_Lsal_1.4, whole genome shotgun sequence, the genomic window TATAGAGCGGAAGAGGGATGATGTACagttagtttttatttcataccTCTAAGGTGATGCATATCTACTTAAATATAGGCAATGAATACACCCCAGTATAAAGAAAACTAACGAAAGTAGGTATTTCAAGCAAAGTTTAACATTGTAGAGTATATTAACTCTCCGATAGTGAAATGGGATATGTTACACCCcgatatttattcttttgaataagCATTTTATCCCGATACTTGTTAATAAGCTcctgaaaaagttttttatttagctTAGTAATGCCTTATATAGCATTTATTCGTATATTGAGTTCATCAGATCCTTACAAACGATCTAGTATCTGTATACTCTTTTGACGAGGCTCTATCTAGTCTATAGTGGGCTATGAAGAAGGGGACAGAAAAGCCCCCCTGAATTGGTTCAGACGAACCtgatgataattaaaaattcaggTAGTAAACagtatataatgatatataacGTACTCGTAAGCACTTTCAAGACAGatataatgacgtcacaagatctataatctatttttttttgctgagtCATGGTTTTAAGTGCTGCATAAGCATTCATGCCAAAAGGGCATGATTCAAAACTATTCGTTAATATTCAGTTATAGATTCTATTACATATAGatacattttatgatattttaccTGTCAACGAGTAATTATCCGCAGGATACCCCTTTTGTAAGGTAATAAgcaggtatttatttttttgctccatTATCTACGTTACAGACTTACagataatcatttttgaacGTTGAGTGTAAAAATTGGTGTGTACATACAAGcgtcaatattaaaacaacCCAGGATGATTTTTTCATAGTTGAGTTTAGATgccatttatattctttgacgaattatcgtccatttttttctaaaaattcatcATAATAAATCCTGAGAGGTCTTGGAAATTGCACTGAgagtattcaaaaaatattgttgtaataaaataataagaaattgatgaattttatttgaaaagggtcCATTATTCGTCCAATATAAATCAAAGGTTTTAAACTAACATTAAAACATCTTAACTCaccttattaatttataatagaaattgaagCCGATTGGTTGACTTCCGAGGCTTCTGTAAAATGTAGAAAGGATTCATCAATTTTCATGGGAAGATCCCAACGATCAAGATGGACTACATTGTCATCTCAAAACTGACATTAAGATTGTTGGAGATGATCTCACAGTCACAAAGCCACAGCGTATTCAAATGGCTGTTGACAAGAAATCTATCAACTGCCTCTGCTTGAAAGTAGATCAAATTGCTTCAGTTACTGAATCTATTCAGGCCCACAATCTTACCAATAGCCACGGGTGGGGTACCGTGATCTCTCATGGATCTGGTGAGACAGAGGACTATTTAATCGCTGTTCTCATCATTGGTCTCTACACAGATCAAATCAAGACGGAAGATCCTTGCACATCTGAAAGTCTGTCTAAATACCATCAACTGTTACACATTGAAGAGGACTTGGGATCCAACGCTAAGCATGTTGGTGACAAGGTCAGAATACCCTTTTAATGATCTAAATTTCTATAGccactataaattatattttattgttttgataaaacttaacaggaggggaaaaaaaataattttaatttctggaaTTATTTCTATCTATTACACGCCTAATTTAttgcgttattttttttttcatatttaatttatattaagggTTTCTGtttagatatataatttctctgttggtaaaaaaaaaaacccaacaattgacttaaatatgtatttgaaatatttagttgTATGTACCTTATccgtcatatttaattttacacttaaagaaaGGCTTGTAACTTTAATTTTGATAGGAATTTCAACAAAAGAGAGGCTGTGTTATATTcacaaaatcatttgaaattacTTTCAATATGAATATTGGATGTTTCATCAAAGACGACAAAATGGATTCCAAAGGTATTATTGTGCTAGAAATGCTCAGGCATCAAAGAATTTCAAAAGAGATTGTCAATCATCTCAGGATGAGCCGGGCGCCTGTGTATGGCATTAAAAAGTTACTTGAAACCCAAGGAGCATTTGTCAAAAAGTCTGGACAAGGTCTGAAACAAACTGTAAGAACAAAAGCCATGATTATGCGTGTCAATATCCGTTTTGTAAGAAATTCAGTGAGAACGATTTACAGAATGGATATGAAGATGAATGTAAACGAGAAGATTATTTCCGTTAGGTTTGCGTGGGCTTCAAAAGGAGGGTGGAGTCTCTCTCTGCGGCTGAGGGAAGCCATTAAGTGTTTTCACGATCTTTACGaacaagtttttaataaagtttgaactCAATTTTCAGAGGTAACTTACATAAGACGATTGCTgttatttaaaccaaaaaaaagtaccttgggattttcttcttttctttattttggttCAAGATTGTATTAATGTTGATGtactacatataaattattttttgtactctCAAATCGATCCCAAAGTAGGAAAAGAtgcaatttttttgcatttgataCACCTACGGcataatttgtacatatttatatatataaagaaaaatgcaaaattccGCTAATGACTTCAAgcataaataaatgcaattttattgTTCTCATTTTTAATTCCAATAATTTGTATAGAGGAATCCTATAAATAAGGTAGTATTTTACATTTATCCAATGAAGAATTCTCGTCGTCCTTCTTGCTAACATACTTTGTCTCTCTAAATCATCCTATACCTAGAGGAGGATGAGTGTGGCTTACTTTATTGGTTTGTAAATAAGGCGACAGAGAGTGGCGCCGTCTGGTGGGGAAAATATATGAGTCAAAAGTCAGGTAAAGTCCTCAGTTAATAGGATATTATACCGCtatttaatggaataaataGGTAAAAACGCAATAATGTCctcttgatttatatttaatatcacagACGTCAGAAATGACGTGCGTGTACCTTGTTACACATAGGTTTCGTGAATACGGGGATAGAGTGTGGCACCGATTTGTGGGTGATATACTACAACTACTCCAAGTAGGATAAGATCTAATAAGGGGCTTTGTGTTCTTGTATTAGCTTGACAACCACCTCAATTCATTGACCAATCCTCCCCAATGACCCACCCTCGATTATGCTAGTATTTAGAAAATAAGTATGAAAGAGGAATCTCTATCATCAGCTGGGAATCCCAATCTCGAGATTTTCATCCGTTATCTGTCCTACCAACTCTGCCTTACGAAGGAATGGATTGCATACAATGTAATGATAGGTTGGATCCACACTTTCTTGGATCCGGATCGGTTCGTATCTTTTTATCCCTAAATACTTGAGTAAATTTAGGCGTAAAAAACACAAATGATAGGGATATTTGTCTCATATTTAACAAGTAGTTTACAGATAGTTCATAGTACTtacataatgaattataattatttccttttaaactgtgaacaaatttaaacaattgttgaagaatatttttataattgaggaAAATTGGACAACCATCAACggattttgaattctttttttatgtttcattctTTAGGGGAAAAGTTCTGTGATACgataaaggtaacgacatgtGAGATATCGCCGTCTGGAATAACTCCACAATACAGCTGTTTGTTTAAATTAAGTCACTTTAGGAGTATTGAGTAACGATGCAAAGTAGAAATACCTTGCATCATAAAATCAACGAAAAACGGTCGGGAAGAGGCCATAGGGCGACAAGGCGCAtagttatacaaaatattttttataaatctaggATTATATATTGAACAATACATGtctaagctttttaagatccagaAAATCCCTTGGATCTTTCTTATGACTTGTAAAAATACGGATACGCGAAGCTGGTTCAGCGTATCTGATCATTTCAGGTAATGCAAGTTATCTTATACCCTTCCAAAATACTTTCAATCCTGATCCAAGGCCCCTCCTATCTCTAATCTGGTATACCAATTCCTAGGATTCTTTCGATATTTCATCCAGACTTTATTCCTTCCAAAAGTGGAATTGGTTAAGAGTCTAAATATTTGTGTTGCTAGCTTATTTTATAGTCGTGAATGTCAAAAGGGTAGTTTCTTACtgatttttaattactaaatgtCATACTGTTACGACACCtggcggataatatatatattttagattgttCATTCCCTATTTACATAGACTTTTGCTCCAGAACAAAGGATTTAAATATGATGAATCTTTTCCCCTTTTGCCTGCTTCATGGGACGTAGCAATTTTGGTTCTTGATGGATGGAGTGCTCTAATACCTCTTTTATGTACAGCGATTACTAATATATTACTCACAAATACCGACTTACGAATCTGAGCTACATATAATATGAactattatataactattaagatgaggaaatattttgtatttatatatttgataatacgTGGTGCAATGTGTTGTAAAGGGAAGGAATCCCTACTCCAAGTTTGGTTGAATACAAGTAACTTCGGACTTTGCTTCAGGGCAGAAATACTATCTCTAAAAAGAAGCTATGGAGGACTTGCTCATCAaagtatatttagaaatatatttgttatagaTATATTGGGAGAATACGTGCAAATGTTATGTAAGTTTCAATTCCTCATGAAGACACAAAGGTCCTGTTCATAATAGGACCCTTACTGTTAGCTTGCATGGAAActataataagttatattctGGGATTGGACAACGCCCAATAACTAAATAATgcagaatataaaataatatatagattcCAAGTTATTTTGCcgaaaatactttgaaaatcgTTCAAAActctattttcaattaattataatttgaagaaccaatttcatagagaaaaaaattgagagtcGTAGTTTTGTCCTCTGctgttttttcatttgatattcaAAGGAAGGGTAGTGATTTTGGTCATCAAGCTGTTGACATTGTCAAATACAAACTATCAGATTCAGCTGAATACATAACTAGTTTAAAAAGGATTGTACGGAGGTATGAACGCTTTCATCGAAGGAGAACAATGAATTTACTACtatgttatgaaatatttagtatGTCAGGGAGGGGTGTCGgcagggggtgggctgaagCCACTCCcaagttaaggaatttttgtttttgactaaaatttctGTGGcctggacaaaaaaaaattacgcaaaaatgggggtaaattttttttttatatttatttcctaaaaaaaaaagatcattcggGCTAATTATGATTTAAACCGAAACATTGAAGCTTTCGTGAACAGctacagatttttaaatttttttccaaaagaattaattatataaaaaaatatatatatatatatatttttacaaaaaaattagttatttaaaaaaaattaattacttaaatttagTTCAAAGAAAtttcatgtttgaaatttttttcaaataaaatttttttatgtgattaagtatggatttttgaaattttttaatttaattactaaatttttttcataaatttattttttttttgtgcacggttgttaaattttttgaaatttgtgtcccaaaatttaattttatgtgaataagtatggatttttttcaaaaaaattaaattttttctgaataactggcgatttttgaaattttttccacaaatatttaacatttagaaaaaaataaaaatcccaaaaattaagtttttagcgaataactatagattattaaaaaaaatttcgaaatttttttttgggatttttttttgtcaaaaatattccaaaaaccaagctccccctcccccaaaaaataaaaataaatatataaaccttCGTACGCCCCTGCATTCTTATACATCATTTTCTGCTCGTCTTATTGaaatgtttaattgtttttatgtgtaTGTCTAATTGGGGATTATATTCTAATTTGAATCTAAAATGCTTATTCATGTGAACGTAAAGTAATTCctattaaattgttatatatatatatatatctacacgTATGATacgaataaagataaaaaaatcccctaacaaaataattatacctTTAAAACGGagcaatatataaaaatgagtatAGATTTCAAgtagttttttaaaaagaggcAGTTAAGTAaagtatatgattttttacGAGTTCAAGACACGTCTTGAACAAagttaaatacatacatagataaggGCAACCAGATATCCACATGATTCAGCAAAAATATCAACTGTCAAAAAGTGTGTATAAttagagtatttatttattatttttataaataaattagtcaaTTAATCATGGTTAGTTTTGTAgcattaattattctttttaaacagAATATACTTAAGTTACTGATACACATAAAAACAGGGAAGATTTGGAgagaaaataacaatgaaaatatgtGGAAAATGTTATCAGCAGAAACGCCTGTTAACTTGAGAACAAAACCCCAGACAGAAGTTACTCTTAGGCCAGTAACTGTAGTCCACTtgacttatttttaatcttttaataaatattaagtggGGATTGAACTCAATTTTGGCTCAATACATGAGGCAAAGTTACTCTTAGAACCAAATAAAATCTTAGATCAGTAACTATGATACCACTTGGCacttaaatcttttaataaatattaaatggagATTAAACCTAATTTTGGTTTAATACATGAGGTAAGTTACTTTTAGGgctaaataaaatctatttaataaatttaatatttattaaaggtcAGGCCCCCTAGACTACCGAGTAAACTAAGGTTGGGAAGTAGTCCTTCATAGGTCCAACTCTCTTAAGGAAGGCCCCAAGCccacaattgattttttgttctaatcAATTGGGGGTAAGGGAGGCTCTCGTATTACTAAATGGAGAGAGTTGTAGTTTCTGGTAAGTATAAGCTAAAAGCAAGAAAATAAGTTTAGGCTCTCTAGACATTTGAACCATGGTCCCAGAAGGTTTGTTACGAGAAAATCTGTGAGTCAATACTATGaaaggtttcttttatttaaattgatccGTTATAATCagagtttaattttaaactagagGTGGGGTAATTCTCTTAATTGGGGGGGTAGCTGCTTACTCTTTTAGAAGGGGGCAAGTCAGATTAAACTGGTTTCGATTcgagcataaaaataaaagttagggTTGTTTAATAAGAGATTACCTAAACCCAAggtttaaaatagttttaagatAGTTTTTTCTATGCTTTAGtaaaaaaagagggaaatgAACAGCTGATGGAATAATAGATGGTGACGAAATGCTGGGGTTTTGGGTTACTTTAGGAGCTACTACCTTGCCATTGCTACTAtcccatttttatcaaaattaaatatctttcatGTTTGATTCCGTAGCTCTCATCTAATATGTTAAAATGATATGTCAAATCCAACATCTGGGGGGAAAACTCCGAGCACTTGGAGCCTTAGTTGTAATTATTCATACGAAAGGGTAAGAATGGCCCCATAACCTACagattataacaattatataagtatgcagggagcggggatcaaattgtcgcctactttaaacctgtataacttgaagacaacattatcaacTAAAAAACCGGTTGCccaataggaaagctattcttgtcagctgacgatacgtagttcagttagcatcatgccgtcatcatatgaggagataaagagctataagtggaacgaggagctttcgaggttcgccgtagtcatggcattggttaataatggaggtgaaatctccaagtcatcgattgcttcaaccttaggagtgtatttacggactgttcagcgtatccttAAGAAGCTAGatgacacctgggatgttgatgccaccataaagagggcacccaaggaggagggcgccgacaggaaggtcagggacatcgAATTTGACGACAAGgcgaagaagatggttgaggatgaccctaccaggtccatgaaggccggagacaggccctgggtgtggcaacaggactcagcacccttccatgtgtccaaaatctccatgcagtggttagccgagaactgttatgacgtcgtaaccaaggatttggggcctcctaactctctcaaccttaatcctttggactattttgtctgggctatgtcgagagacataccaacagacatccccatagcaccaaggccagcctgatggactccatcaaggaggtattcggcaacatggacaatgagatggtcagaattTAATCTAGTGTTAGATGAAGGGTTTTtatatgagtaattaataagaaGTTTAGAATGATGTGTTTAacgttaaaaacaaatttttaataagtacTCTTGAGGTTTATGGATAATCTTGGGCAAGTTTTGATAAGGGTTAGGTTTTTGTGACCTTTATCTACTCCCTTGATTGCTTAAGGGGTCCATGGTAGTAATTTTAATGCTAAAGACCAGGGTTTTAAGTTTAGTTACAGAAGTTTTTAGGACTTTTACTCTGTTTCTTTTAGAGGTtctgtaataataattagagggagctccaccaaaaattgacataataacaaatatatcttgatatacatttttctagcttataatgagtatttttaaagtattgtttttagcaaaaaaaaaaaaaaaaaaagttagaaaaatttgttgattCGCGTACAGCACGCATAATTTTTTACAGTACTCCATAATGTAACTTTTCCCTTTGTTTTTAAGGTTAGAAGAATGACtaccataattaatttatgcaaaataaggtaaaatactgtatttttattgtctttaacTTTTCCTAACTAGCCGTACACAAAACAAAACACCTTAATATATACTCATCTCTATAACCTTGATTCTTAAGGATTGAGTCGTGTTGTGGGTCTTTTTATTATGTTTCCAAATGTAGCCCTTAATAGCAGCTTAATCCAACAGCAATCTAATTCTTGTAAGTTTAAGTGAATTGAGTCAATGGTTGACTGTTTTAGGAttgcatatttgaaaatatatatcacacTTATTCTactcattttacaaaatagtataaaagtgtttttttccaTGGATTAAGAATCCTTACGTATATCGGATTGAGAATATGATTATAGATTACAATATGTCGTGACTAAAACAATAACTAAATCACATATCAGTTTCCTTGAAGTTTGTTTGAAAATGTATAACAGCTCACATGTCCTAGATAATTTTGTTCAACTATTTTCAAAGCCCTTCAATTgcttaattatattgtttattcgCTAAgttcaaataacaatatttgcaaTTACATTTCTCTATTGATTGgaaacaaataaacaatagtCAACGGGCTACCTTCTATCTACCGATGTGGGCGtataacaagtaaaaaaaaagaatatctgaTTGCCTATGAAATCACATTAAGTTAAAGTGgatttatataagtatgtaatgTCTTAAATCGTGAGAGAAtcaagtaataaaaagttatagcTATTTACATGAAAGAATCTCTTTATATCTCAACATTTCCTCGTAGCATTTTTTTGACTTGGAATTATAGACGATCATTTGATGGCTCGTACTTTTATCAAATGTACAGCCAATTGAAAATCTACAAAGTGTTTCTTCAAAATCTATAGATATGACATGTAATACAGTTTACAGGGTGAAGAATAAGTTCATGAAGATATGTTTTATTAGTATTAGAAAAATGCCACGAGAAAATTCCCCGGGAAAGATTTCCCCGGAGAAAATTACCagttaagaaaatgtattcccCCAGCAGTTTTCCACgcacagttttattttataaattcaataggaatttataaattaaacagaatacttttgtgaaataaaactgttatataaattaattaaaaaaaaaagagacttttGTTCGAAATAGCCCGGATTATATGGCGGAGATAAGATACACATGGACAGTGGTGGCAATGAcagttttttcttcatattctcGAATGAGGGCACAGTTCAGAGTGTATTTGGTGGGATGGGCTTGGTACAAACCCTTGCCTTAAGGATAGATCACATAGAAATGTCCATGTGATTCAGGTAAAGGGTGCTATGAGGTTACATATAATTGCCACAAAAGTTcctaaaatttctttttcaccAGTCCCGCACCCTTTTTGTAGTGTGATAGGGTGCGTTGTCCTGGTTAAGATGTAAGGGGTGTTCACCATATGTGTTCGGAAGCTAGGAAGGATCTTGACAATGAACATGGCCTAGTAAACATGATAATTGATCTTCacatttattcaatgaaaatgaGAGTATTTGCAAATTCAGTAAGggattgtatttgttttattccttgatttttggtcaatttctttctccaaattattatttttaactatgttATGTTATGTTGCAATTTGCTCTTAGAGTAGACATGATTCATTGTCAAAATATAAGAATGAGCAAATTATATACTCTATTTGAAAGAAAGGGGCCATATCAGGGCCAGTATATGTATCTGACATCCAATAAAAGCTCTAAATTATGGCTAATAATCTTGGTTATCTGAACTCATTCCATAGTTTAGAACAATAGGTCCGGAATGGACTCAATTACGTCTATGAaacatttgtatgtatgtatatatgatgtaaacaaatatattaggattttctccttttcaagATTATTgttcaaaactgtttttatgttgatgcataTCATACTTGTTTTGAATCAATATAATGTCTTTAAAACTGTAGatgaatagtatatatttattaaatattttgtagactaaagaaaaaatgattaaagaaatattccaaatatttgatttggaaaaatgttcattcaaaataatgatattattatatgaaagatatgtttaatcaaaatttttttttttatacaaaaatgaaaggTAATGATAGGAACATAATTGAAATGAGTATGTTCCGCGTTTTTgtaccatatatatattgagttgAGGGATTTTAAGGTGTGGAAAGTCTTCTGTCTACATCATCAATCCCAAGAATACTCTCTGTTTCTTGTTAAACTGTGATTATTCTGCATTCAAATGATATCAAACAATTTATCTTAAATTGCAATGTATTCCTGTATATTCTTCGGATAATAATATCTGTACAAGTTTAATAATCTTGCACGACCTCTATCCTTCCtcctaaaaaggaaaaaataatatgcctGAAATATACTCTAACTAAAATTGGCAACTCTCCTTAAAGTCATTTCCCcctaaaaattaacaacaaatgACATTAATTTGACTTATGATTCTAAGTGTGTTCTGTCGGAGCTTCACTTCTCAAAATCTACTctgtattatatgtacattctaTGTGGCATTTGCTCTTAACTCCTCAAAATGTAATGgggttttattttaatgtattgttAACAAATATTACCTTCCAAAAAACTTTCACTAAAATCTATTTGTAACTTCATCCGTAATCCagcttgaaaaatgaataaataacgtTTGATGTGACCTTTATCGTTGACTTTGATCtttccaaattaaattatttttatactatttactTTGAGATAGGAAAAATAATCAGTCTTTAGTTAGAAATCATATTGTGTAGATCCCTTAGATATGACCTTCCAGCATGGTTTTACcaaaattgatcttttatttttggtaactAATGACTAGACTTGGGATTTGTGAGCAATCGCTTAATCACTCAAAAAATTGCATTCATTTCtctttttatgaacaaaatgaCTCTTTTTTCTAAGCTGGTATGAAATTTATAGAGGAATTTTGAGTTCTACATACAAGTTAGATTACACAA contains:
- the LOC121130497 gene encoding enolase-like; this translates as MSSERRAMIIVCLRTGRTLKENIEPTILPKSRADDGYEAFKESNGSGRLMIIVGDDLTVTKPQRIQMAVDKKSINCLCLKVDQIASVTESIQAHNLTNSHGWGTVISHGSGETEDYLIAVLIIGLYTDQIKTEDPCTSESLSKYHQLLHIEEDLGSNAKHVGDKVRIPF